From Tachyglossus aculeatus isolate mTacAcu1 chromosome X5, mTacAcu1.pri, whole genome shotgun sequence, a single genomic window includes:
- the CNGA1 gene encoding cGMP-gated cation channel alpha-1 gives MTNSPVSTRHSSACIPLLLVQDAEQEIIRMESGESRALYLPGAVALCNVNNSSNKEQEEKNKRNKEKKGKTEGKKKNKDPDKKNKKDKKEKDKKKKKEEAEKSEVKTEAEKREVPVIDPSGNTYYNWLFCITLPVIYNWTIIIARACFEELQSDYLQYWFFFDYFSDGVYLADMFVRTRTGYLEQGLLVKEELKLREKYKASVQFKLDVLSVVPTDLLFLKLGCNYPELRLNRLLRLSRMFEFFQRTETRTNYPNVFRISNLVMYIVIIIHWNACIYYSISKAVGFGADTWVYPDVRDPEFGRLARKYVYSLYWSTLTLTTIGETPPPVRDSEYFFVVVDFLIGVLIFATIVGNIGSMISNMNAARAEFQARIDAIKQYMHFRNVSQDLEKRVIKWFDYLWTNKKAVDEREVLKYLPDKLRAEIAISVHLDTLRKVRIFADCEAGLLVELVLKLQPQVYSPGDYICKKGDIGREMYIVKEGRLAVVADDGLTQFVVLGDGSYFGEISILNIPGSRAGNRRTANIRSIGYSDLFCLSKDDLVEALTEYPDAKAMLEEKGKQILLKDGLLDLTLANAGSHPKDLGEKVSRVEAAVDSLQTRFARMLAGYESMQQKLKQRLTTVEESLKPLVTARFSDLDGEPPEPPRD, from the exons AGAGGAGAAAAACAAACGGAACAAGGAAAAGAAGGG caagacagaggggaagaagaagaacaaggacCCAGACAAGAAGAACAAAAAAGACAAGAAGGAGAAGgacaagaaaaagaagaaagaagaggcagagaagagcGAAGTGAAGACGGAAGC ggagaagagagaggttcCGGTGATCGACCCGTCCGGGAACACCTACTACAACTGGCTCTTCTGCATCACGCTGCCCGTCATCTACAACTGGACCATCATCATTGCCCG AGCCTGCTTCGAGGAGCTCCAGTCAGATTACCTCCAATACTGGTTCTTTTTCGACTACTTCTCCGACGGGGTCTACCTGGCCGACATGTTTGTGCGAACGAGGACAG GCTACCTGGAACAGGGGCTGCTGGTGAAGGAAGAGCTCAAGCTCCGAGAGAAGTACAAGGCCAGCGTGCAGTTCAAGCTGGACGTGCTGTCCGTGGTGCCCACTGACCTGCTCTTCCTGAAGCTGGGCTGCAACTACCCCGAGCTGAGGCTCAACAGGCTGCTGAGGCTCTCCCGCATGTTCGAGTTCTTCCAGCGGACGGAAACCCGGACGAACTACCCCAACGTGTTCCGCATCTCCAACCTGGTCATGTATATCGTGATCATCATCCACTGGAACGCCTGCATCTACTATTCCATCTCCAAGGCCGTGGGCTTCGGGGCCGACACCTGGGTCTACCCCGACGTCCGGGACCCCGAGTTCGGCCGCCTGGCCCGCAAGTACGTCTACAGCCTCTACTGGTCGACGCTCACCCTGACCACCATCGGGGAGACCCCGCCGCCCGTGAGGGACTCCGAGTACTTCTTCGTGGTGGTCGACTTCCTGATCGGGGTGCTGATCTTCGCCACCATCGTCGGCAACATCGGCTCCATGATCTCCAACATGAACGCGGCCCGGGCCGAGTTCCAGGCCCGGATCGACGCCATCAAGCAGTACATGCACTTCCGGAACGTCAGCCAGGACCTGGAGAAGCGGGTCATCAAGTGGTTCGACTACCTGTGGACGAACAAGAAGGCGGTGGACGAGAGGGAGGTGCTGAAGTACCTCCCCGACAAGCTGAGGGCCGAGATCGCCATCAGCGTGCACCTCGACACGCTCCGGAAGGTGCGCATCTTTGCCGACTGCGAGGCGGGGCTGCTGGTGGAGCTCGTCCTGAAGCTGCAGCCGCAGGTCTACAGCCCCGGGGACTACATCTGCAAGAAAGGGGACATCGGGCGCGAGATGTACATCGTCAAAGAGGGCAGGCTGGCCGTGGTGGCCGACGACGGGCTCACCCAGTTCGTGGTCCTCGGCGACGGCAGCTATTTCGGCGAGATCAGCATCCTGAACATCCCGGGCAGCCGGGCCGGCAACCGCCGGACCGCCAACATCCGCAGCATCGGCTACTCCGACCTCTTCTGCCTGTCCAAGGACGACCTCGTGGAGGCGTTGACCGAATACCCAGATGCCAAGGCCAtgctggaggagaaggggaagcagatCCTCCTGAAGGATGGGCTGCTGGACCTGACCCTCGCCAACGCGGGCAGCCACCCCAAGGACCTGGGGGAGAAGGTGTCCCGGGTGGAGGCCGCCGTGGACAGCCTGCAGACGCGCTTCGCCCGGATGTTGGCCGGGTACGAGTCCATGCAGCAGAAGCTGAAGCAGAGGCTCACCACGGTGGAGGAGTCCCTGAAGCCACTTGTCACGGCCCGGTTTTCTGACCTCGACGGAGAGCCGCCAGAGCCCCCCCGGGACTGA